In one Neobacillus sp. WH10 genomic region, the following are encoded:
- a CDS encoding FHA domain-containing protein, translating into MIKQIDFNLDNCREYLFYQVTSDMEVARSEIGLLENSQVFGLLSMVVIEKEKDVFFRYDLSSWENIKPLFFKGFSKERLHKFLLHIVETLLHSKKIGLQLGNIIADKRYIYIDPLSGRPLFFYLPIKNNRYETGTVKEFLLSLLWMAPYDEEDDLSFFIKIHNYLVRAEEVDLLDLKGMIEELGKDLVEPISLQNITEVVKRKSFSTEPARKSVGLYSPGNAEILLEDQNKVMASNQKSVKRNKQTGQKLEIEDEIQYKRVTRTELGEKEANFKAAATIAGTQINIMPSNGKGIAVDINYHQDEGTTVLGVADVGTTALGVEAPSAFLLTLAGQEKIMIVKDVFKLGRDPKNVDYTSSNKTVGRVHAHILTENGEYFLKDNRSTNGSFVNDIRLAKNEKVKIMHDDRITLSNEEFLFKLF; encoded by the coding sequence TTGATCAAACAAATTGATTTTAATTTGGATAATTGCCGTGAATATTTATTTTATCAGGTGACCAGCGATATGGAAGTGGCAAGGAGCGAAATTGGCTTGTTGGAAAATAGTCAAGTCTTCGGTTTGTTGTCTATGGTTGTCATCGAAAAAGAGAAAGATGTTTTTTTTCGGTATGATTTGTCTTCATGGGAAAATATTAAACCATTATTCTTTAAAGGATTCTCGAAGGAACGGTTACACAAGTTTCTTTTACATATAGTAGAAACCCTTCTTCATTCAAAAAAAATCGGCCTGCAGCTGGGCAATATTATTGCCGATAAAAGGTATATTTATATTGACCCGTTATCAGGCAGACCGTTATTTTTCTATTTGCCGATTAAAAATAACCGCTATGAAACCGGCACGGTTAAGGAGTTTTTATTGAGCTTATTGTGGATGGCGCCTTATGATGAGGAGGATGATTTGAGTTTCTTTATTAAAATTCATAATTATCTTGTTCGGGCAGAAGAGGTTGATCTGCTAGATTTAAAGGGAATGATCGAAGAATTGGGAAAAGATTTGGTGGAGCCAATCTCATTGCAAAATATCACGGAAGTAGTCAAAAGAAAAAGTTTTTCTACAGAACCAGCAAGAAAAAGTGTTGGTCTTTACAGCCCGGGCAATGCTGAAATTCTTCTTGAAGATCAAAATAAGGTCATGGCATCCAACCAAAAAAGTGTAAAACGGAATAAACAAACCGGCCAAAAGCTTGAAATTGAGGACGAAATTCAGTACAAACGGGTGACAAGAACAGAACTCGGAGAAAAAGAAGCTAACTTCAAAGCGGCGGCCACGATTGCCGGGACACAAATAAACATCATGCCAAGTAATGGAAAGGGAATAGCGGTTGACATTAATTATCATCAGGATGAAGGAACAACGGTCCTTGGAGTAGCGGATGTAGGGACTACCGCATTAGGGGTTGAAGCACCTAGTGCCTTTTTACTCACACTTGCCGGGCAAGAGAAAATTATGATTGTTAAGGATGTCTTTAAACTTGGTCGCGATCCAAAGAATGTTGATTACACCTCCTCCAATAAAACAGTTGGTCGTGTACATGCCCATATCCTGACGGAAAATGGCGAGTACTTTTTAAAGGATAACCGCTCGACTAACGGAAGCTTTGTGAATGATATTAGGCTTGCCAAGAATGAAAAAGTAAAAATCATGCATGACGATCGGATTACACTTTCGAATGAAGAGTTTCTATTTAAGCTTTTTTAA
- a CDS encoding serine/threonine-protein kinase, translating into MIKIGTIIDERYEILKEIGRGGMSIVYLAMDNRLKKSLVVKDIRKRAESDNEMLVNSLVVEANMLKRLDHGALPRIYDVIDRQGEIYVVMDYIEGESLKEKLNRERTAAPNEVIDWAKQLSDVLGYLHSRKPNPIIYRDMKPDNIMLTPEGKIKLIDFGIAREFKNENTTDTTNLGTKGYAAPEQLSGKQTDARTDIYSLGVTLYYLVTGKTLSDPPYELRPIRTWNPSLPEGLEHIIAKCTQAEPGNRYQSCEELSYDLQNINKLTQGYKRKLYKKLSLFMIPAVLFLGFSTTSVMGYKGMKNDQLQDYMSLINEANGYVQNDRNTKAIKILEQAIKLDKGRAMAYNNLLDIYIQSGEADKGLSNIERYLDDGYGNIDENSEVLFKVGMTYFDVEKDYFRAQEFFSRVKAEDKPEVEYYKSLAATMGSLNIDYNKFASDLDDFEKFTDKARNNVKKIDNYNSLANIYLSYKAQIPNANTRAIQLIDKANDVLSKLDDDFLSDKYAQDFELKLAQAYYSKGINSQDKTAAVDDFEKAIRYYNNLLDEDKGINQEEYLIKIGIIYQEMGKHEQAKEQFEEALKEFPASLNAYIKLGNLLLDIEHGKEEPMRNYEAAVKVYEQASQLKGAVNDEGFLKLKRRYTNLNLVGQGE; encoded by the coding sequence TTGATTAAAATCGGCACGATTATTGATGAACGGTATGAAATCTTGAAAGAAATTGGCCGCGGCGGTATGAGTATTGTCTATCTCGCCATGGATAACAGGCTCAAGAAATCGCTGGTGGTAAAGGATATCCGTAAACGAGCGGAGAGCGACAATGAAATGCTGGTCAACAGCCTTGTCGTTGAAGCCAATATGCTAAAAAGATTAGATCACGGAGCCTTGCCGCGTATCTATGATGTTATTGACCGCCAAGGCGAAATCTATGTGGTGATGGATTATATTGAAGGTGAATCGCTGAAGGAGAAGTTAAATCGTGAACGGACCGCTGCACCTAATGAGGTTATTGATTGGGCAAAACAGTTAAGTGATGTGCTGGGCTACTTGCATTCGAGAAAGCCTAACCCCATCATTTATCGTGATATGAAGCCCGATAATATTATGCTGACCCCTGAGGGGAAAATTAAGCTGATAGACTTTGGAATCGCCCGGGAGTTTAAAAATGAGAATACGACTGATACGACGAATCTTGGGACAAAAGGATACGCAGCCCCCGAGCAGTTATCCGGTAAGCAGACCGATGCAAGAACAGATATTTATAGTTTAGGTGTGACACTTTACTATTTGGTGACGGGAAAAACCTTAAGTGACCCGCCATATGAATTAAGGCCGATTCGAACCTGGAATCCATCTTTGCCAGAGGGGCTTGAACACATTATTGCAAAATGTACCCAGGCTGAGCCCGGTAATCGTTATCAAAGCTGTGAAGAGCTGTCCTATGATTTGCAGAACATCAACAAATTAACGCAGGGCTATAAACGCAAGCTATATAAAAAATTATCTTTATTCATGATTCCAGCCGTTCTATTCCTAGGGTTTTCGACGACTTCTGTAATGGGTTATAAGGGGATGAAAAATGATCAGCTCCAGGATTATATGAGTTTAATCAACGAGGCAAACGGCTATGTACAAAATGATCGTAATACGAAGGCCATTAAAATCCTTGAACAAGCGATTAAGCTCGATAAAGGCAGAGCGATGGCCTATAACAATTTACTAGATATATATATTCAAAGCGGTGAAGCGGATAAGGGCCTTTCGAATATAGAAAGATATTTGGATGATGGGTATGGCAATATCGATGAAAATAGTGAGGTTCTCTTCAAAGTAGGGATGACTTATTTTGATGTGGAAAAGGATTATTTTCGTGCTCAAGAATTTTTTAGCAGGGTTAAGGCAGAAGACAAACCTGAAGTCGAGTATTACAAGTCATTAGCCGCAACGATGGGGAGCTTAAACATTGACTATAATAAGTTCGCCAGTGACTTGGACGATTTTGAAAAGTTCACCGATAAAGCCCGAAATAACGTAAAAAAAATTGATAATTACAATTCGTTGGCGAATATTTATCTATCTTATAAGGCCCAGATCCCTAACGCAAATACGAGGGCGATTCAACTAATCGATAAGGCAAACGATGTTTTATCGAAATTGGATGATGATTTCTTATCTGACAAATATGCACAGGATTTTGAACTGAAATTAGCACAGGCCTATTACAGTAAAGGAATTAATTCGCAGGATAAAACGGCAGCCGTCGACGACTTTGAGAAAGCCATCCGTTATTACAACAACCTCCTCGATGAGGATAAGGGAATCAATCAAGAGGAGTACCTGATTAAAATTGGGATCATCTATCAGGAAATGGGCAAACACGAGCAAGCAAAAGAACAATTCGAAGAAGCGCTGAAGGAGTTTCCTGCTAGTCTAAATGCATATATAAAACTAGGAAACTTGTTGCTCGATATCGAACATGGGAAAGAAGAACCAATGAGGAATTATGAGGCGGCAGTAAAGGTATACGAGCAGGCATCGCAATTAAAGGGTGCTGTTAATGATGAGGGATTTTTGAAGCTGAAAAGAAGGTATACGAATTTGAATCTGGTGGGGCAGGGGGAATAA
- a CDS encoding protein phosphatase 2C domain-containing protein: MYFQLAYHTDAGIKKKTNQDALLLKTARTPMGRIGLFIVCDGMGGLTQGELASATVIRGMLDWFETELPKITHSGQEQMVIDIQQQLTNCVKGLNRKISDYGEAGNIKLGTTITALLIVYSKYYLLHVGDSRAYQIHDDLSLLTKDQTLVARELERGNITEKQAKIDPRRNVLLQCVGASPELDPVVSHGKVKEGDLFMLCTDGFYHEISNEELFTSLRPDRFSNEQQMKETVVELVELVKKRMEADNITVLMTKVTAGEAS, encoded by the coding sequence ATGTATTTTCAACTTGCCTACCATACTGACGCCGGAATCAAAAAGAAAACCAATCAGGATGCCTTGCTGCTTAAAACTGCCAGGACACCAATGGGCCGTATCGGGCTATTTATCGTTTGTGATGGAATGGGCGGGCTCACGCAAGGAGAATTGGCGAGTGCCACTGTAATCAGAGGAATGTTGGACTGGTTTGAAACAGAACTTCCCAAGATCACTCATTCCGGCCAAGAGCAGATGGTGATAGATATCCAGCAGCAATTAACGAACTGTGTGAAGGGACTTAATCGCAAAATTTCAGATTATGGAGAAGCGGGCAACATAAAGCTGGGTACAACCATCACCGCTTTATTGATTGTTTATTCCAAATATTATCTTTTGCACGTCGGCGACAGCAGAGCTTACCAAATTCATGATGACCTTTCACTGTTAACGAAGGATCAAACTCTAGTAGCCAGGGAACTTGAACGGGGCAATATAACAGAGAAGCAGGCGAAAATCGATCCGCGCCGAAATGTCCTGTTGCAATGTGTTGGCGCATCCCCAGAGTTGGATCCTGTCGTATCACACGGTAAGGTAAAAGAAGGAGATTTGTTCATGCTGTGCACCGATGGCTTTTACCATGAAATTAGCAATGAGGAGCTGTTTACCAGCCTTAGACCGGACCGTTTTTCCAACGAGCAGCAAATGAAGGAAACGGTTGTCGAGCTGGTTGAACTGGTAAAGAAACGGATGGAAGCCGATAATATCACAGTATTAATGACGAAAGTAACAGCGGGTGAAGCATCTTGA